The following coding sequences are from one Seonamhaeicola sp. ML3 window:
- a CDS encoding FdhF/YdeP family oxidoreductase: protein MSKSSTEKAATPENFQDLRVKQPPKNSAGIGGLKAATSHAVKYIKSSNILKITQNINQKGGFDCPGCAWPDPDDERSSLGEYCENGLKAMAEEMQNKLIGSDFFAAHTVDDLSSWSDYDIGKSGRLSEPLFLPEGATHYQPISWEDAFKKIGAHLNALDSPDEAVFYTSGRTTNEAAFLYQLFVREYGTSNLPDCSNMCHEASGKALSETLGIGKGSVTLDDLYKAEVVMVVGQNPGTNHPRMLSALEKTKKNGGKIITINPLPEAGLIKFTDPQNPIKILSGGTQLTDVFVPVTVNGDVAFFKAILLKLLEKEEQDGNVFDKQFIEEFTHGYDTFIEDLKQFNFEECLKLSGVSREVFNAAFDIILNNDKIIICWAMGLTQHENAVDNIRELVNLLLLKGSIGKEGAGTCPVRGHSNVQGDRTVGIWEAAPQAFLDKIEAKYGFKPSSKHGYSVIDAIKAMFDKKAKVFFGLGGNFISAVPDTNYSAQALANCNLTVHVSTKLNRSHLVTGKEALILPCLGRAEKDYQKTGVQVQSVENSMGVVSSTKGVLEPCSDRIMSEVAVVCGIANATLNERSKIDWLSYKDDYSLVRNDIAEVVEGFTDYNHRIKQPSGFYLPNGARKRDFKTQSGKAQFSINKLPEWKIEQGELVMMTIRSHDQFNTTIYGLNDRYRGIFNERRVIFMNKDDMKERGLKEQDVVDLKSKFNGVVRKANKFKVVGYDIPKHCCATYFPETNVLVPLDSYAHTAKTPASKSVLITVSKG, encoded by the coding sequence ATGAGTAAGTCTTCAACAGAAAAAGCAGCAACACCAGAAAATTTTCAGGATTTAAGGGTCAAACAACCTCCAAAGAATTCGGCAGGCATTGGCGGTTTAAAAGCTGCTACTTCTCACGCTGTAAAGTATATTAAGTCATCGAATATTTTAAAGATTACCCAGAATATCAATCAAAAAGGTGGTTTTGATTGTCCGGGTTGTGCTTGGCCAGATCCAGATGATGAGCGCTCTTCATTGGGAGAGTACTGCGAAAACGGCTTAAAGGCAATGGCGGAAGAAATGCAAAATAAACTTATAGGTAGCGATTTTTTTGCAGCTCATACAGTTGATGATTTATCGTCATGGTCAGATTACGATATTGGCAAATCAGGACGTCTATCAGAGCCCTTGTTTTTGCCAGAAGGGGCTACCCATTATCAACCTATCTCTTGGGAAGATGCATTTAAAAAGATTGGAGCACATTTAAATGCTTTAGATAGTCCAGATGAAGCTGTGTTTTACACATCGGGTAGGACTACCAATGAGGCTGCATTTTTATATCAGCTTTTTGTTCGGGAATATGGGACCTCTAACTTGCCAGATTGTTCTAATATGTGTCATGAAGCAAGTGGAAAGGCGCTTTCAGAGACATTGGGAATAGGAAAAGGTTCGGTAACCCTAGATGATTTATATAAAGCTGAAGTGGTTATGGTTGTTGGTCAAAATCCAGGGACCAATCACCCCAGAATGTTATCTGCTCTAGAAAAAACAAAGAAAAATGGGGGAAAGATTATTACAATCAACCCTTTGCCTGAAGCGGGTTTGATAAAGTTTACCGATCCGCAAAACCCTATTAAAATATTATCAGGTGGTACCCAATTAACAGATGTTTTTGTACCGGTTACTGTTAATGGCGATGTCGCATTTTTTAAGGCCATTCTTTTGAAGTTATTGGAAAAGGAAGAGCAAGATGGTAATGTGTTTGATAAACAGTTTATTGAAGAGTTTACACATGGTTATGATACATTTATAGAAGATTTAAAACAATTTAATTTTGAGGAGTGCTTAAAACTTTCAGGAGTTTCAAGGGAAGTATTTAATGCTGCTTTCGATATTATTTTGAACAATGACAAAATAATTATTTGTTGGGCCATGGGTCTTACTCAGCATGAAAATGCTGTAGATAACATTCGTGAACTTGTTAATCTTTTGCTCCTAAAAGGAAGTATTGGAAAAGAGGGGGCGGGTACATGTCCGGTTCGTGGACATTCCAATGTTCAAGGCGATAGAACGGTAGGTATATGGGAAGCTGCACCTCAAGCGTTTCTTGATAAAATTGAAGCCAAATACGGTTTTAAACCCAGTTCTAAACACGGTTACTCCGTAATAGATGCCATAAAGGCTATGTTTGATAAAAAAGCCAAAGTGTTTTTTGGTTTGGGAGGGAACTTTATTTCAGCGGTACCAGATACCAATTATTCGGCTCAGGCTTTGGCTAATTGTAATTTAACTGTTCATGTAAGTACTAAGCTTAATCGGTCCCATTTAGTTACAGGAAAAGAAGCGCTAATTTTACCGTGTTTGGGTAGAGCGGAAAAGGATTATCAAAAAACGGGAGTTCAAGTACAGAGTGTTGAAAATTCTATGGGTGTAGTCTCATCAACTAAAGGCGTGTTAGAACCTTGTTCTGATAGGATAATGAGTGAAGTGGCCGTTGTTTGTGGTATTGCTAATGCCACATTAAATGAACGTTCTAAAATAGATTGGCTAAGTTATAAAGATGATTATAGTTTGGTTAGAAATGATATTGCTGAAGTTGTGGAAGGATTTACAGATTATAACCATCGTATAAAACAACCCTCAGGATTTTATTTGCCCAATGGTGCTCGCAAAAGAGATTTTAAAACACAATCGGGAAAGGCACAATTTTCAATAAATAAACTACCTGAATGGAAAATTGAACAAGGCGAGTTGGTTATGATGACTATTAGGAGTCATGATCAATTCAATACAACCATTTATGGTTTAAACGACCGTTATCGTGGAATTTTCAATGAACGCCGCGTTATCTTCATGAACAAAGATGATATGAAGGAACGAGGGCTTAAAGAACAAGATGTAGTGGACCTGAAATCTAAGTTTAATGGTGTAGTGCGAAAAGCAAATAAATTTAAGGTTGTAGGTTACGATATTCCAAAGCATTGTTGTGCAACATACTTCCCAGAAACCAATGTACTTGTGCCTTTAGATAGTTATGCACACACTGCAAAGACACCAGCATCTAAGAGTGTCTTAATCACTGTCTCAAAGGGCTAA
- the nirB gene encoding nitrite reductase large subunit NirB, with translation MKKIIVVGNGMVGYKFCEKFVANEASKNFEVIVFGEEPRPAYDRVHLSEYFENQDAKALEMAPAEWYSENNIELITGERVADINRTGQTITTAKDREFSYDYLVMATGSSPFVPPIKGVEKEGVFVYRTIEDLEGMLAYAAKLKAEKPDAKAAVLGGGLLGLEAGKAVLDMGLEPHIVEFAPKLMPRQLDSRSSNVLQLKLESIGLNIHLSKATNQILGDGKITGMEFGEDDSLDVDMLIVSAGIRPRDELAKACGLDVGVRGGIVVDNTMKTSDDNIYAIGEIALYNQMIYGLVAPGYDMADVAVNQILGNTDVVMPADIDMSTKLKLIGVDVASFGEPFMPASKGHSIIFENKTEYLYKRINVSLDGKKLLGGILVGDATDYSMLHQIYLNGMAIPENPAQLILPASDGGAAFGDVMDLPDEAQICSCESVSKGQICGVIESGEAKDLGDVVSCTKAGTGCGGCKPMVADLTNAKLKSLGIEVKDSVCEHFDLNRQELYQIIQVKGYKTFNEVLDNHGNGGHGCELCKPLVASLMASIHADTANKEYAIQDSNDRFLANIQRNGTYSIVPRVPGGEITPDKLIALGEIAKKYDLYTKITGGVRIDLFGATLNQLPVIWKELISHGFESGHAYGKSLRTVKTCVGSTWCRYGMDESVSFGIELENRYRGIRAPHKIKGGVSGCIRECAEARGKDFGLIAVEGGWNLYVGGNGGATPRHAELLAEQIDNETVIKYLDRYLMLYMRTAKPLQRTAAWQERLEGGMDYLKEVIIDDKLGIAEDLEKEMETLVNKFECEWTQAVNDPEMMKRFSHFVNSEEDDDNLVFVPMREQKMPEPWSN, from the coding sequence ATGAAGAAAATCATTGTAGTTGGTAATGGTATGGTGGGTTATAAATTTTGTGAAAAGTTTGTAGCCAACGAAGCTTCTAAGAATTTTGAAGTTATAGTTTTTGGTGAAGAACCAAGACCAGCTTACGACCGTGTTCATCTTAGTGAATATTTTGAAAATCAAGATGCTAAAGCCTTAGAAATGGCTCCTGCTGAATGGTATTCTGAAAATAATATAGAACTTATAACTGGTGAAAGAGTAGCTGATATAAATAGAACCGGACAGACTATCACAACGGCAAAAGACCGTGAGTTTTCATATGATTATTTGGTCATGGCTACAGGGTCTTCTCCTTTTGTGCCACCCATTAAAGGTGTTGAAAAAGAAGGTGTTTTTGTCTACAGAACTATTGAAGACTTAGAAGGAATGCTAGCTTATGCCGCTAAACTTAAAGCTGAAAAACCAGATGCTAAGGCAGCTGTTCTTGGTGGGGGATTGTTAGGTTTAGAGGCTGGTAAAGCTGTTTTGGATATGGGTCTGGAGCCACATATTGTAGAGTTTGCTCCAAAGTTAATGCCTAGACAACTGGATTCAAGAAGTAGTAATGTGCTGCAGTTAAAGCTGGAGTCTATAGGATTGAATATACATTTAAGTAAAGCTACTAACCAAATACTTGGTGATGGTAAAATAACAGGTATGGAGTTTGGTGAGGATGATAGTTTAGATGTGGATATGCTAATAGTTTCTGCTGGAATTCGTCCAAGAGATGAGCTTGCTAAAGCTTGTGGTTTAGATGTTGGAGTAAGGGGAGGTATTGTGGTAGATAATACCATGAAAACTTCTGATGACAATATTTATGCTATCGGAGAAATTGCCTTATACAACCAAATGATATATGGTTTGGTTGCACCTGGTTACGATATGGCCGATGTTGCAGTAAATCAAATTTTGGGTAATACAGATGTGGTGATGCCAGCCGATATTGATATGTCTACTAAGCTAAAATTAATTGGTGTAGACGTAGCTAGTTTTGGTGAGCCATTTATGCCAGCATCAAAGGGGCATTCAATAATTTTTGAAAATAAAACAGAATATCTATACAAAAGAATAAACGTAAGCCTAGATGGCAAAAAACTTCTAGGAGGAATCTTGGTAGGAGATGCCACAGATTACAGCATGTTGCATCAAATATACCTTAACGGTATGGCGATTCCTGAGAATCCTGCTCAACTAATCTTACCAGCGAGCGATGGCGGTGCTGCATTTGGTGATGTTATGGATTTACCAGATGAAGCTCAAATATGTTCTTGCGAAAGTGTTTCTAAAGGACAAATATGTGGGGTTATTGAAAGTGGTGAAGCTAAAGATTTAGGAGATGTTGTAAGTTGTACCAAAGCAGGTACAGGTTGTGGGGGTTGTAAGCCTATGGTAGCCGATTTAACCAATGCCAAACTTAAATCATTAGGTATTGAGGTTAAAGATTCCGTTTGTGAACACTTTGATTTAAATAGACAAGAACTATATCAAATCATCCAAGTAAAAGGCTATAAAACCTTTAACGAAGTACTGGATAACCATGGTAACGGTGGTCACGGATGTGAGTTGTGTAAACCACTTGTCGCTTCTTTAATGGCGTCTATTCACGCAGATACTGCCAATAAAGAATATGCAATACAAGATTCAAATGATAGATTCTTAGCTAATATACAGCGTAACGGTACTTATTCTATAGTTCCTCGAGTACCAGGAGGAGAAATTACTCCAGATAAATTAATTGCGCTTGGCGAAATAGCAAAAAAATACGATTTATATACTAAGATAACTGGTGGTGTACGTATCGATTTATTCGGTGCTACTTTAAATCAACTCCCTGTAATCTGGAAAGAACTTATTAGTCATGGATTTGAAAGTGGACATGCTTATGGTAAGTCCCTGAGAACAGTTAAAACCTGTGTGGGCTCAACGTGGTGTCGCTATGGAATGGACGAAAGTGTAAGTTTTGGTATAGAATTAGAGAATCGTTATAGAGGAATACGAGCTCCTCATAAAATTAAAGGCGGGGTGTCTGGTTGTATTCGCGAGTGTGCAGAAGCTAGAGGTAAAGATTTTGGTTTAATAGCTGTAGAAGGTGGTTGGAACCTTTATGTTGGTGGAAACGGTGGTGCTACACCGCGCCATGCAGAGTTATTGGCTGAACAAATAGATAACGAAACTGTAATTAAATATTTAGATCGTTATTTGATGTTGTACATGCGCACAGCGAAACCTTTACAGCGTACCGCGGCTTGGCAGGAAAGACTTGAAGGCGGTATGGATTACTTAAAAGAAGTAATTATAGACGATAAATTAGGTATTGCTGAAGATTTAGAAAAAGAAATGGAAACTTTGGTTAACAAGTTTGAGTGCGAGTGGACACAAGCGGTTAACGACCCAGAAATGATGAAACGTTTTAGTCATTTTGTTAACAGTGAAGAAGACGATGATAACTTGGTGTTTGTTCCAATGAGAGAACAAAAAATGCCAGAACCTTGGAGTAACTAA
- the nirD gene encoding nitrite reductase small subunit NirD has translation MEEVLEKYGSTQLEDVKVWFKAASVHDFPIDGGACVKYKDKQIAVFNFARLNKWYACQNVCPHKMEMVLSRGMIGDEQGTPKVACPLHKKTFSLENGENLNGDLEPIATYPVKIEGENVYIGFSD, from the coding sequence ATGGAAGAAGTTTTAGAAAAATACGGATCAACTCAATTAGAAGACGTAAAAGTTTGGTTTAAAGCAGCGTCAGTACATGATTTTCCTATAGATGGAGGTGCTTGTGTGAAATATAAAGACAAGCAAATAGCGGTTTTTAATTTTGCGAGATTAAATAAATGGTATGCTTGTCAGAATGTTTGTCCGCACAAAATGGAAATGGTTTTGTCAAGAGGAATGATTGGAGATGAACAAGGAACCCCAAAAGTGGCTTGTCCTTTGCACAAAAAAACATTTTCTTTAGAGAACGGAGAAAATCTAAATGGTGATTTAGAGCCTATTGCAACCTACCCTGTAAAAATTGAAGGAGAAAATGTGTATATTGGCTTTTCAGACTAA
- a CDS encoding DUF4202 domain-containing protein, whose product MKPTRFETAIALIDKKNSEDINTYQVSGMEYPKELLYSQRMTRKLLQFEPNSSKALQIAARAQHICRWQIPRDEYPMDRVGYLKWRETLKKMHAEITAGILQQVGYDEQYVSRVSQLITKKLIKKNEESQILQDTVCLVFLDYYFGDFAAKHKDDKVIDILQKTWKKMSARGHEAALQLNFSDKNLALIEQALKS is encoded by the coding sequence ATGAAGCCTACACGATTTGAAACAGCAATAGCATTAATAGATAAAAAAAATTCAGAAGATATAAATACATACCAAGTATCTGGTATGGAGTACCCTAAAGAGTTGTTATACTCTCAACGTATGACGAGGAAGCTCTTACAGTTCGAGCCTAATTCATCAAAAGCATTGCAAATTGCAGCTCGAGCTCAACATATATGTAGGTGGCAAATACCAAGAGATGAGTATCCCATGGACCGTGTTGGATATTTAAAATGGCGTGAAACCTTAAAAAAAATGCATGCCGAAATTACCGCAGGTATTTTACAACAAGTTGGATACGATGAACAATATGTAAGTAGGGTTTCCCAACTTATTACAAAAAAGCTCATCAAGAAAAATGAAGAATCCCAAATACTTCAAGATACTGTTTGTTTGGTGTTCTTGGATTATTATTTCGGGGATTTTGCTGCCAAACACAAAGATGACAAGGTAATAGATATTCTTCAGAAAACTTGGAAAAAAATGTCTGCTAGAGGTCATGAAGCAGCTCTACAATTAAACTTTTCAGATAAAAATTTGGCACTGATAGAACAGGCCCTAAAGAGTTAA
- a CDS encoding ATP-binding protein translates to MAGNRNSLDQNTFERLRRLYIIALSTIALSVIFSQLLIRNHLKNQESDSRVINVAGRQRMLSQKLTKEILSLSTESNFLERGEIKNSLEQTLALWGNSHIALQNGSDSLGLPGKNSKVVSGMFNDINPTYDVIKEASESIIKEIEASSSVSVKKLSEDIEKVKLSEGDFLVKMDAIVNQYDLEAEERVAWLRKLEMFLTAFTLLLLLAEFLFIFWPTAKTVKNSLSELILAEKRAKEMAYNADVLSEAKEKSIRELRALSHAMDETLLFARISPEGIILHMGKKFSKLFKLSRFNTAENFTKVLSIQPNEQEVIEEIISKHKKIGWQGEVKATNKEGEDIWLEMSVIPFNPVGERSELLIIASDITKRKAGQLEIERLTKQSFEEKMNQQKIVSSKIIENQEKEQNRIAKDVHDGIGQMLTGLKYNLESIDISDIDKTATKIEHLKELAANIIKGVRTATFNLTPPELADHGIVPALTKLTQELAKLTGKEILLFNKTDFDGRLDSLKEINIYRITQEAINNAIKYADSTHIIVSLSTSKNMLSIVIDDNGKGFDPNKIVSVKNGDGGMGMTFMRERIKYINGRLFLHSEPGKGTRVTLNIPFSNNEVS, encoded by the coding sequence ATGGCGGGGAATCGTAATTCATTAGATCAAAATACTTTTGAGAGATTACGGCGTTTATACATTATTGCATTAAGTACTATTGCGCTTTCTGTAATATTCAGTCAGCTTCTTATTAGAAATCACCTAAAAAATCAAGAAAGTGATTCTCGTGTAATTAATGTTGCGGGTAGGCAAAGAATGTTAAGCCAAAAGCTAACAAAAGAAATACTTTCGCTATCCACCGAAAGTAATTTTTTAGAGCGAGGTGAAATTAAAAATAGTTTAGAGCAAACTTTAGCGCTTTGGGGAAATTCTCATATTGCCCTGCAGAACGGAAGTGACAGTCTCGGTCTACCTGGGAAAAACAGTAAGGTGGTATCTGGAATGTTTAATGACATAAACCCCACATATGATGTTATTAAAGAAGCTTCAGAAAGCATAATAAAAGAAATAGAAGCGTCTTCATCTGTAAGTGTAAAAAAACTATCAGAGGATATAGAAAAAGTAAAATTGAGCGAGGGCGACTTTTTAGTAAAAATGGATGCCATTGTAAATCAGTACGACTTGGAAGCAGAAGAGCGTGTGGCCTGGCTCAGAAAGCTTGAAATGTTTCTAACAGCGTTTACACTATTGCTACTTCTTGCCGAGTTTCTATTTATATTTTGGCCTACAGCCAAGACTGTAAAGAATAGTTTATCAGAACTCATTCTAGCTGAAAAAAGAGCTAAGGAAATGGCATATAATGCCGATGTTTTGAGTGAAGCCAAGGAAAAATCCATTAGAGAGTTAAGGGCTTTAAGTCATGCTATGGATGAGACGTTGTTATTTGCTCGGATTTCACCCGAGGGTATTATTCTACACATGGGTAAAAAGTTTTCTAAACTATTTAAACTAAGTAGGTTTAACACTGCAGAAAATTTTACTAAAGTTCTTTCTATCCAACCTAACGAGCAAGAGGTAATTGAGGAAATCATTTCGAAACATAAAAAAATAGGTTGGCAAGGAGAGGTAAAAGCAACAAATAAGGAGGGAGAAGATATTTGGTTAGAAATGTCTGTTATTCCTTTTAACCCTGTTGGAGAGCGCTCAGAACTTTTGATAATAGCCTCGGATATAACCAAACGAAAAGCTGGGCAATTGGAAATTGAACGGTTAACGAAGCAAAGTTTTGAGGAGAAAATGAATCAGCAAAAAATTGTTTCAAGTAAAATTATAGAGAACCAAGAAAAAGAACAAAACAGAATTGCAAAAGATGTTCATGACGGCATCGGGCAAATGCTTACGGGTCTAAAATATAATTTAGAAAGTATCGATATTTCAGACATTGATAAAACTGCTACAAAAATTGAACATTTAAAAGAATTAGCAGCTAACATAATTAAAGGGGTTAGAACAGCAACGTTTAATTTAACGCCTCCAGAGTTAGCTGACCATGGTATAGTGCCCGCCTTAACCAAATTAACTCAGGAATTAGCTAAGTTAACTGGTAAGGAAATATTGTTATTTAATAAAACAGATTTTGATGGGAGGCTAGATTCGCTCAAAGAAATCAATATTTACAGAATTACACAGGAGGCTATCAATAATGCCATAAAATATGCAGATTCTACTCATATTATAGTATCGTTATCAACTAGTAAAAATATGTTAAGTATAGTGATTGATGATAATGGCAAAGGATTTGACCCAAATAAGATAGTAAGTGTTAAGAATGGAGATGGCGGTATGGGAATGACCTTTATGAGAGAACGTATAAAGTATATAAACGGACGTCTTTTCCTGCATTCAGAACCAGGTAAGGGCACGAGGGTAACCTTGAATATTCCATTTTCAAATAATGAAGTTTCATGA
- a CDS encoding RidA family protein has product MMKKRISSGSTFEDAIGYSRAIVRGDWVFISGTTGYNYDTMTISNDVVDQAEQCFVNIISTLEKANATLSDIVRVTYIFPNTSDFELCWPVFKKYLGNVKPAATMISAGLANTKMKVEIEVTALINS; this is encoded by the coding sequence ATGATGAAAAAGCGTATAAGTTCGGGTTCTACATTTGAAGATGCTATTGGTTATTCCAGAGCTATAGTTCGTGGAGACTGGGTGTTTATTTCTGGTACAACAGGTTATAACTATGATACAATGACTATAAGCAACGATGTGGTAGATCAGGCAGAGCAATGTTTTGTAAATATTATTAGTACTTTGGAAAAGGCTAATGCCACTCTCAGCGATATAGTTAGGGTAACATATATTTTTCCGAATACTTCAGATTTTGAATTGTGTTGGCCCGTTTTTAAAAAATACTTAGGAAATGTAAAGCCCGCAGCAACTATGATTTCTGCTGGTTTGGCTAATACTAAAATGAAAGTTGAAATTGAGGTTACTGCCTTAATAAACAGTTGA
- a CDS encoding response regulator transcription factor, protein MAKIKVVLADDHELVRDGIKALLEDQNEIEVIDEASNGKEALEVIKRNTPNVLIVDIRMPEMNGIDVVRAISASGINVKTLVLSMHDSEEYVVQSIQAGADGYLLKGASKDEFLKALNKVAEGGKYFTGDVSAIIMNNFVNGTTPSPETKTTPANLPFKLTKREKQILGLVLELKNNKDIADELQISKRTAEVHRFNLMKKLEVSNLKELTDKAREYQLI, encoded by the coding sequence ATGGCTAAAATTAAAGTCGTGCTAGCAGACGACCATGAATTGGTTAGAGATGGTATTAAAGCACTTTTAGAAGATCAGAATGAAATCGAGGTAATCGATGAGGCTTCTAACGGAAAAGAGGCTCTTGAAGTAATAAAAAGAAATACTCCAAATGTACTTATTGTAGATATCAGAATGCCAGAGATGAACGGAATTGATGTCGTTAGAGCCATCAGTGCCAGCGGTATCAATGTTAAAACTTTGGTTTTATCAATGCATGATTCTGAAGAATACGTGGTGCAGTCTATTCAAGCTGGCGCCGATGGTTATTTGTTAAAAGGAGCTAGTAAAGACGAATTTTTAAAAGCGCTAAACAAAGTAGCTGAAGGTGGAAAATATTTTACTGGAGACGTATCGGCTATCATAATGAATAATTTTGTAAATGGTACAACCCCATCACCCGAAACCAAAACAACTCCGGCCAACTTACCTTTTAAACTAACCAAAAGAGAAAAGCAAATACTTGGTCTGGTGTTGGAACTTAAAAACAACAAAGATATTGCTGATGAATTACAAATTAGTAAACGTACAGCAGAGGTGCATCGCTTCAATTTAATGAAAAAGTTGGAAGTCTCAAACCTAAAAGAACTCACGGACAAAGCAAGGGAATATCAACTGATTTAG